A segment of the Candidatus Methylomirabilota bacterium genome:
TTGGCGAGCCCGATCACCTTGGCCTTCGAGGCCTGCGCCTGGAGCAGGAACGACGAGAAGTCCTGGGTGTTGAGCGGGTGCCGGACCTTGCCCAGGACCTTGCCACCGTTCTTGAGCACGACCGCCTCGACGTCGCGCTCGAGCGCGTGGCCGAACGCGTAGTCGGCGGTGATGAAGAACCATGTGTCGCCGCCGGTCTTCACGACCGCGTTGCCGGTGCCGTTCGCGAGCGCCCACGTGTCGTACGTCCAGTGGATCGTGTTGGGCGAGCAGGCCTTGCCGGTCAGGTCGGAGGTCGCGGCCGAGGAGACGATAAAGGCCTTGCCCTTGTCGCGCGTGATCTGGCTGACCGCGAGAGCGACGCCGGAGTTCGGCACGTCCACGATCAGGTCCACCTTGTCCACGTCGTACCACTGTCGGGCGATGGCGGAGCCCACGTCGGC
Coding sequences within it:
- a CDS encoding ABC transporter substrate-binding protein, with amino-acid sequence MLMRIAILLATLLALGPAVARAQISDGVIKIGVLNDQSGLYADLAGQGSVVAARMAVEDFGAEKKGMKVEVIFADHQNKADVGSAIARQWYDVDKVDLIVDVPNSGVALAVSQITRDKGKAFIVSSAATSDLTGKACSPNTIHWTYDTWALANGTGNAVVKTGGDTWFFITADYAFGHALERDVEAVVLKNGGKVLGKVRHPLNTQDFSSFLLQAQASKAKVIGLA